One genomic window of Oryctolagus cuniculus chromosome 11, mOryCun1.1, whole genome shotgun sequence includes the following:
- the TMCC3 gene encoding transmembrane and coiled-coil domain protein 3 isoform X2: MNTLSLPLNIRRGGSDTNLNFDLPDGVLDFHKVKLGADSLRQKILKVTEQIKIEQTSRDGNVAEYLKLVNSADKQQAGRIKQVFEKKNQKSAHCIAQLQKKLEQYHRKLRELEQNGASRSAKDPSKDSLRDIQHSLKDAHVKSRTAPHGMESSKSAMPGVSLTPPVFVFNKSREFANLIRNKFGSADNIAHLKTSLEEFRPEASARAYGGSATIVNKPKYGSDDECSSGTSGSADSNGNQSFGAGAGAAAGPLDSQGKLAMILEELREVKETQAQLAEDIEALKVQFKREYGFISQTLQEERYRYERLEDQLHDLTDLHQHETANLKQELASIEEKVAYQAYERSRDIQEALESCQTRISKLELHQQEQQTLQTDAVNARVLLGKCISVLLAFMTVVLVCVSTVAKFVSPMMKSRFHILGTFCAVTLLAIFCKNWDHIVCALERIIIPR; encoded by the exons ATGAATACCTTAAGCCTGCCCCTGAACATCCGCCGCGGGGGGTCGGACACCAACCTGAACTTTGACCTTCCGGATGGCGTCCTGGACTTCCACAAGGTCAAGCTGGGCGCAGACAGCCTGAGACAGAAGATCTTGAAGGTGACGGAGCAGATCAAGATCGAGCAGACGTCTCGGGACGGGAACGTGGCGGAGTATCTGAAGCTGGTCAACAGCGCAGACAAGCAGCAGGCAGGCCGCATCAAGCAGGTGTTCGAGAAGAAGAACCAGAAGTCAGCGCACTGCATCGCCCAGCTGCAGAAGAAGCTGGAGCAGTACCACCGCAAGCTCCGTGAGCTCGAGCAGAACGGGGCCTCCCGGAGCGCCAAGGACCCCTCCAAAGACAGCCTGAGGGACATCCAGCACTCCCTGAAAGATGCCCACGTGAAGTCCCGGACGGCTCCCCACGGCATGGAGAGCAGTAAGTCGGCCATGCCGGGTGTGTCCCTCACTCCCCCCGTGTTCGTCTTCAACAAGTCCCGGGAGTTCGCCAACTTGATCCGGAACAAGTTTGGCAGCGCCGACAACATCGCTCACTTGAAAACTTCCTTAGAGGAGTTCCGGCCGGAGGCGAGCGCCAGGGCCTACGGGGGCAGCGCCACCATCGTGAACAAACCCAAGTACGGCAGTGACGACGAGTGCTCGAGCGGCACGTCAGGCTCGGCCGACAGTAACGGGAACCAGTCAttcggggccggggccggggccgccgccGGCCCGCTGGACAGCCAGGGGAAGCTCGCCATGATCCTGGAGGAGCTGCGGGAGGTGAAGGAGACGCAGGCGCAGCTGGCCGAGGACATCGAGGCGCTGAAAGTGCAGTTCAAGCGGGAGTACGGCTTCATCTCCCAGACCCTGCAAGAGGAGAGATACAG GTACGAGCGCCTGGAGGACCAGCTGCATGACCTGACGGACCTGCACCAGCACGAGACGGCCAACCTGAAGCAGGAGCTGGCCAGCATCGAGGAGAAGGTGGCCTACCAGGCCTACGAGCGCTCGCGCGACATCCAG GAAGCCCTGGAGTCGTGCCAGACGCGCATCTcgaagctggagctgcaccagcaGGAGCAGCAGACGCTGCAGACGGACGCCGTGAACGCCAGGGTCCTGCTGGGGAAGTGCATCAGCGTGCTCCTGGCCTTCATGACGGTCGTGCTGGTGTGTGTCTCCACCGTGGCCAAGTTTGTCTCGCCCATGATGAAGAGCCGCTTCCACATCCTTGGCACCTTCTGTGCTGTGACTCTGCTGGCCATATTTTGCAAAAACTGGGACCACATCGTGTGTGCCCTGGAAAGGATAATAATACCGAGATGA
- the TMCC3 gene encoding transmembrane and coiled-coil domain protein 3 isoform X3 encodes MRRVERHDMNTLSLPLNIRRGGSDTNLNFDLPDGVLDFHKVKLGADSLRQKILKVTEQIKIEQTSRDGNVAEYLKLVNSADKQQAGRIKQVFEKKNQKSAHCIAQLQKKLEQYHRKLRELEQNGASRSAKDPSKDSLRDIQHSLKDAHVKSRTAPHGMESSKSAMPGVSLTPPVFVFNKSREFANLIRNKFGSADNIAHLKTSLEEFRPEASARAYGGSATIVNKPKYGSDDECSSGTSGSADSNGNQSFGAGAGAAAGPLDSQGKLAMILEELREVKETQAQLAEDIEALKVQFKREYGFISQTLQEERYRYERLEDQLHDLTDLHQHETANLKQELASIEEKVAYQAYERSRDIQEALESCQTRISKLELHQQEQQTLQTDAVNARVLLGKCISVLLAFMTVVLVCVSTVAKFVSPMMKSRFHILGTFCAVTLLAIFCKNWDHIVCALERIIIPR; translated from the exons GTGGAACGTCATGACATGAATACCTTAAGCCTGCCCCTGAACATCCGCCGCGGGGGGTCGGACACCAACCTGAACTTTGACCTTCCGGATGGCGTCCTGGACTTCCACAAGGTCAAGCTGGGCGCAGACAGCCTGAGACAGAAGATCTTGAAGGTGACGGAGCAGATCAAGATCGAGCAGACGTCTCGGGACGGGAACGTGGCGGAGTATCTGAAGCTGGTCAACAGCGCAGACAAGCAGCAGGCAGGCCGCATCAAGCAGGTGTTCGAGAAGAAGAACCAGAAGTCAGCGCACTGCATCGCCCAGCTGCAGAAGAAGCTGGAGCAGTACCACCGCAAGCTCCGTGAGCTCGAGCAGAACGGGGCCTCCCGGAGCGCCAAGGACCCCTCCAAAGACAGCCTGAGGGACATCCAGCACTCCCTGAAAGATGCCCACGTGAAGTCCCGGACGGCTCCCCACGGCATGGAGAGCAGTAAGTCGGCCATGCCGGGTGTGTCCCTCACTCCCCCCGTGTTCGTCTTCAACAAGTCCCGGGAGTTCGCCAACTTGATCCGGAACAAGTTTGGCAGCGCCGACAACATCGCTCACTTGAAAACTTCCTTAGAGGAGTTCCGGCCGGAGGCGAGCGCCAGGGCCTACGGGGGCAGCGCCACCATCGTGAACAAACCCAAGTACGGCAGTGACGACGAGTGCTCGAGCGGCACGTCAGGCTCGGCCGACAGTAACGGGAACCAGTCAttcggggccggggccggggccgccgccGGCCCGCTGGACAGCCAGGGGAAGCTCGCCATGATCCTGGAGGAGCTGCGGGAGGTGAAGGAGACGCAGGCGCAGCTGGCCGAGGACATCGAGGCGCTGAAAGTGCAGTTCAAGCGGGAGTACGGCTTCATCTCCCAGACCCTGCAAGAGGAGAGATACAG GTACGAGCGCCTGGAGGACCAGCTGCATGACCTGACGGACCTGCACCAGCACGAGACGGCCAACCTGAAGCAGGAGCTGGCCAGCATCGAGGAGAAGGTGGCCTACCAGGCCTACGAGCGCTCGCGCGACATCCAG GAAGCCCTGGAGTCGTGCCAGACGCGCATCTcgaagctggagctgcaccagcaGGAGCAGCAGACGCTGCAGACGGACGCCGTGAACGCCAGGGTCCTGCTGGGGAAGTGCATCAGCGTGCTCCTGGCCTTCATGACGGTCGTGCTGGTGTGTGTCTCCACCGTGGCCAAGTTTGTCTCGCCCATGATGAAGAGCCGCTTCCACATCCTTGGCACCTTCTGTGCTGTGACTCTGCTGGCCATATTTTGCAAAAACTGGGACCACATCGTGTGTGCCCTGGAAAGGATAATAATACCGAGATGA
- the TMCC3 gene encoding transmembrane and coiled-coil domain protein 3 isoform X1 gives MPGSDTALTVDRTCSDPGRHHRCKSRVERHDMNTLSLPLNIRRGGSDTNLNFDLPDGVLDFHKVKLGADSLRQKILKVTEQIKIEQTSRDGNVAEYLKLVNSADKQQAGRIKQVFEKKNQKSAHCIAQLQKKLEQYHRKLRELEQNGASRSAKDPSKDSLRDIQHSLKDAHVKSRTAPHGMESSKSAMPGVSLTPPVFVFNKSREFANLIRNKFGSADNIAHLKTSLEEFRPEASARAYGGSATIVNKPKYGSDDECSSGTSGSADSNGNQSFGAGAGAAAGPLDSQGKLAMILEELREVKETQAQLAEDIEALKVQFKREYGFISQTLQEERYRYERLEDQLHDLTDLHQHETANLKQELASIEEKVAYQAYERSRDIQEALESCQTRISKLELHQQEQQTLQTDAVNARVLLGKCISVLLAFMTVVLVCVSTVAKFVSPMMKSRFHILGTFCAVTLLAIFCKNWDHIVCALERIIIPR, from the exons GTGGAACGTCATGACATGAATACCTTAAGCCTGCCCCTGAACATCCGCCGCGGGGGGTCGGACACCAACCTGAACTTTGACCTTCCGGATGGCGTCCTGGACTTCCACAAGGTCAAGCTGGGCGCAGACAGCCTGAGACAGAAGATCTTGAAGGTGACGGAGCAGATCAAGATCGAGCAGACGTCTCGGGACGGGAACGTGGCGGAGTATCTGAAGCTGGTCAACAGCGCAGACAAGCAGCAGGCAGGCCGCATCAAGCAGGTGTTCGAGAAGAAGAACCAGAAGTCAGCGCACTGCATCGCCCAGCTGCAGAAGAAGCTGGAGCAGTACCACCGCAAGCTCCGTGAGCTCGAGCAGAACGGGGCCTCCCGGAGCGCCAAGGACCCCTCCAAAGACAGCCTGAGGGACATCCAGCACTCCCTGAAAGATGCCCACGTGAAGTCCCGGACGGCTCCCCACGGCATGGAGAGCAGTAAGTCGGCCATGCCGGGTGTGTCCCTCACTCCCCCCGTGTTCGTCTTCAACAAGTCCCGGGAGTTCGCCAACTTGATCCGGAACAAGTTTGGCAGCGCCGACAACATCGCTCACTTGAAAACTTCCTTAGAGGAGTTCCGGCCGGAGGCGAGCGCCAGGGCCTACGGGGGCAGCGCCACCATCGTGAACAAACCCAAGTACGGCAGTGACGACGAGTGCTCGAGCGGCACGTCAGGCTCGGCCGACAGTAACGGGAACCAGTCAttcggggccggggccggggccgccgccGGCCCGCTGGACAGCCAGGGGAAGCTCGCCATGATCCTGGAGGAGCTGCGGGAGGTGAAGGAGACGCAGGCGCAGCTGGCCGAGGACATCGAGGCGCTGAAAGTGCAGTTCAAGCGGGAGTACGGCTTCATCTCCCAGACCCTGCAAGAGGAGAGATACAG GTACGAGCGCCTGGAGGACCAGCTGCATGACCTGACGGACCTGCACCAGCACGAGACGGCCAACCTGAAGCAGGAGCTGGCCAGCATCGAGGAGAAGGTGGCCTACCAGGCCTACGAGCGCTCGCGCGACATCCAG GAAGCCCTGGAGTCGTGCCAGACGCGCATCTcgaagctggagctgcaccagcaGGAGCAGCAGACGCTGCAGACGGACGCCGTGAACGCCAGGGTCCTGCTGGGGAAGTGCATCAGCGTGCTCCTGGCCTTCATGACGGTCGTGCTGGTGTGTGTCTCCACCGTGGCCAAGTTTGTCTCGCCCATGATGAAGAGCCGCTTCCACATCCTTGGCACCTTCTGTGCTGTGACTCTGCTGGCCATATTTTGCAAAAACTGGGACCACATCGTGTGTGCCCTGGAAAGGATAATAATACCGAGATGA